From Corvus hawaiiensis isolate bCorHaw1 chromosome 13, bCorHaw1.pri.cur, whole genome shotgun sequence, one genomic window encodes:
- the ISL2 gene encoding insulin gene enhancer protein ISL-2 has product MVDILLPRPLPGVMGEPSKRRPGLALCAGCGGRIQDPFLLRVSPDLEWHVACLKCAECGQPLDETCTCFLRDGKAYCKRDYSRLFGIKCAQCRAAFSSSDLVMRARDHVYHLECFRCAACGRQLLPGDQFCLRERDLLCRADHGPPPDGAAARGPRSPALPPAAAAHLAEPVPGRPPAPRPPAHKAAEKTTRVRTVLNEKQLHTLRTCYAANPRPDALMKEQLVEMTGLSPRVIRVWFQNKRCKDKKKSILMKQLQQQQHSDKTSLQGLTGTPLVAGSPIRHESAVQGSAVEVQTYQPPWKALSEFALQSDLEQPAAFQQLVSFSESGSLGTSSGSDVTSLSSQLPDTPNSMVPSPAET; this is encoded by the exons ATGGTGGACATCCTCCtcccgcggccgctcccgggCGTCATGGGGGAGCCCTCCAAGA GGCGGCCGGGGCTGGCCCTGTGCGCGGGCTGCGGGGGCCGCATCCAGGACCCCTTTCTGCTGCGGGTGTCGCCGGATCTGGAATGGCACGTCGCCTGCCTCAAGTGCGCCGAGTGCGGGCAGCCCCTGGACGAGACCTGCACATGCTTCCTGCGCGACGGCAAGGCCTACTGCAAGCGAGATTACAGCAG GCTCTTCGGCATCAAGTGCGCCCAGTGCCGGGCGGCGTTCAGCAGCAGCGACCTGGTGATGCGCGCCCGCGACCACGTCTACCACCTGGAGTGCTTCCGCTGCGCCGCCTGCGGCCGCCAGCTCCTGCCCGGCGACCAGTTCTGCCTGCGGGAGCGCGACTTGCTCTGCCGCGCCGACCACGGGCCGCCCCCCGacggcgccgccgcccgcggACCGCGCAGCCCCGCGCTGCCGCCGGCAGCCGCCGCGCACCTCGCAG AGCCGGTGCCCGGgcggccgcccgccccgcggccgccggcgCACAAGGCGGCCGAGAAGACCACCCGCGTGCGGACGGTGCTGAACGAGAAGCAGCTACACACGCTGCGGACCTGCTATGCCGCCAACCCGCGCCCCGACGCCCTGATGAAGGAGCAGCTTGTGGAAATGACGGGGCTCAGTCCCCGCGTCATCCGCGTCTGGTTCCAGAACAAGCGCTGCAAGGACAAGAAAAAATCCATCCTCAtgaagcagctccagcagcagcagcacagcgacAAGACG AGCCTGCAGGGCCTCACCGGGACGCCGCTGGTGGCCGGCAGCCCCATCCGCCACGAGAGCGCCGTTCAGGGCAGTGCCGTGGAGGTCCAGACCTACCAGCCGCCCTGGAAGGCGCTCAGCGAGTTCGCCCTGCAGAGCGACCTGGAGCAGCCCGCCgccttccagcagctg GTCTCCTTCTCCGAGTCCGGCTCCTTGGGCACCTCCTCCGGCAGCGACGTGACCTCGCTGTCCTCCCAGCTCCCCGACACCCCCAACAGCATGGTGCCCAGTCCGGCCGAGACGTGA